A single Geobacillus genomosp. 3 DNA region contains:
- a CDS encoding M48 family metallopeptidase — protein MPTFQFGKTAIEYTLQQVKGKEDISIVVEWMEGVTVVAPDHLVQEEINRVLRKKATWILDKWNSLNKIKRPPAPLEFVSGEKLPYLGRYYRIKVKQNQDIDKVKVLFHQGKFYIETPTSADDIEHVPMIREALKSWYIQRAQVKAEERVKRYAQRLGVTPAKLAVKEQKFRWGTCTPKGAIYLNWRLFLAPMRVVDYVIVHELAHLRYADHSKNFWNLVRSILPDYEERKEWLRVNGPTLTI, from the coding sequence ATGCCTACCTTTCAGTTTGGGAAGACAGCTATTGAGTACACATTGCAGCAGGTGAAAGGGAAAGAAGATATTTCTATTGTTGTAGAGTGGATGGAGGGGGTTACAGTGGTAGCTCCCGATCATCTAGTTCAGGAAGAAATAAACCGAGTTTTGCGTAAGAAGGCAACGTGGATTTTAGATAAGTGGAACTCTTTGAATAAGATTAAGCGACCACCGGCTCCGTTAGAATTTGTTAGTGGAGAGAAATTACCGTATTTAGGGCGGTATTATCGAATTAAGGTGAAACAAAATCAAGATATCGATAAGGTAAAAGTGTTATTTCATCAAGGGAAATTTTATATTGAAACACCAACATCAGCCGATGATATAGAGCATGTGCCTATGATTCGTGAAGCATTAAAATCTTGGTATATCCAGCGGGCGCAGGTGAAAGCGGAAGAACGGGTGAAACGTTATGCACAGCGTCTAGGGGTAACGCCGGCGAAGCTTGCGGTAAAAGAGCAGAAGTTTCGCTGGGGAACGTGCACACCAAAGGGAGCGATTTATTTGAATTGGCGTCTTTTTCTGGCCCCAATGCGCGTTGTTGATTATGTGATTGTGCATGAATTAGCCCATCTGCGTTACGCGGATCATTCGAAAAATTTCTGGAATCTGGTACGTTCGATTTTGCCGGATTATGAGGAACGTAAAGAATGGCTGCGTGTGAACGGCCCGACGCTAACGATATAG
- a CDS encoding site-specific integrase: protein MKIADLNLELKRIRIVNKIMKVVPISEDFISRTRGLVEVSSGNGKKRNFMLQHLHMSFKFLLRGIQRMIESYSLPNKKLTPHMFRHTFCKWMLKATNNDIEKVRRLAGHSNIATTSRYLKDSYSDLADAVEALPKF from the coding sequence TTGAAAATAGCAGACCTGAATCTCGAGTTAAAACGAATTCGTATTGTGAACAAAATAATGAAAGTAGTACCTATCTCGGAAGATTTTATTAGCCGAACTAGAGGATTAGTTGAAGTTTCGAGTGGGAATGGCAAAAAAAGAAACTTTATGTTGCAGCATCTCCATATGTCTTTTAAATTCTTACTAAGGGGCATTCAGCGAATGATCGAAAGCTACAGCCTGCCGAATAAAAAATTAACTCCACATATGTTCCGGCATACGTTTTGTAAGTGGATGCTAAAGGCGACGAACAATGACATCGAGAAGGTACGGCGACTTGCTGGCCACAGCAATATTGCCACGACGTCTCGATACTTAAAAGACAGCTATAGTGATTTGGCGGATGCAGTTGAGGCGTTGCCGAAGTTTTAA
- a CDS encoding IS5-like element ISGka1 family transposase, which translates to MERERIMKAPKNPSTQPRLFQVIDMEELVPPHHILRQINEAVDFSVIHDWVAPLYTEKTGRPAADPERLLRLMLLSYLFDHSERELYEILPMHAGYLWFCGLDFESVLHPDPHHPTLPDRTTLVKTRKRWRQHGIFDRLMTYVVDPCIAAGLVSPDVHAAADGTQVRANASIHSLREVKLAPVETLEDYLARTAREDEQTEARDPDDDPPSPSPKSGERVHAEERGNFRGATFSNRTHRSVTDPDARLYKKGKGQEAYPRYLVHDVIDVQSRVILSRRASLATGTAERETSLEQLASIQFRHPSITIRTLSADKAYGTTEYLEALFVQGITPLVPLRRKEMEEIPTWKRRAKDPAQEAKRQAKVRDVQIRNQARLIQQQGGYRSIQALRTRCEHVFAEGKECHGLDRARSRGLYAMEEQALLTAVVQNLKRLCRFRKKRGGTGSLACAKPELGAGSPARLPILWRQTAGRMASKIRHVGSLCPINSPAF; encoded by the coding sequence ATGGAGCGTGAGCGGATCATGAAAGCCCCCAAAAACCCTTCGACTCAGCCTCGTCTGTTTCAAGTCATCGACATGGAAGAACTGGTTCCTCCACATCATATCTTGCGCCAAATCAACGAAGCGGTTGACTTTTCCGTCATTCACGATTGGGTGGCTCCCCTGTACACGGAAAAAACGGGTCGCCCGGCGGCGGATCCGGAACGGCTGCTTCGCCTAATGCTGCTCTCGTATTTGTTCGACCACTCTGAGCGGGAGTTGTATGAGATCCTCCCCATGCATGCCGGATACTTGTGGTTTTGCGGTCTCGACTTTGAATCCGTGCTCCATCCGGATCCTCATCACCCCACACTGCCGGATCGAACGACGCTCGTCAAAACACGGAAACGCTGGCGCCAACATGGAATCTTTGACCGGCTGATGACCTATGTGGTGGATCCATGCATCGCGGCGGGGTTGGTCTCGCCGGATGTCCATGCGGCGGCTGACGGCACCCAAGTGCGGGCGAATGCCTCGATCCACAGCTTGCGGGAGGTCAAGCTCGCTCCGGTGGAGACGTTGGAAGACTATCTGGCCCGCACTGCCCGGGAAGATGAACAGACCGAGGCCCGGGATCCGGATGACGACCCACCCTCTCCGTCTCCAAAATCAGGGGAACGCGTCCATGCCGAAGAACGGGGAAACTTCCGTGGAGCCACGTTTTCCAACCGGACCCATCGAAGCGTGACGGATCCGGATGCCCGGTTGTACAAGAAAGGCAAAGGGCAGGAAGCGTATCCTCGGTATCTGGTGCACGACGTCATCGATGTCCAGTCGCGCGTGATTTTATCCAGACGGGCCAGCCTCGCCACTGGAACGGCGGAACGGGAGACGAGTTTGGAGCAGCTGGCTTCGATTCAGTTTCGCCACCCGTCGATTACGATTCGGACCTTGTCTGCGGACAAAGCGTATGGCACCACCGAGTATCTGGAAGCGCTCTTCGTTCAAGGCATCACACCGCTCGTGCCGTTGCGCCGCAAGGAGATGGAGGAGATTCCAACCTGGAAGCGCCGGGCGAAGGATCCCGCTCAGGAAGCAAAGCGCCAGGCGAAAGTCCGAGACGTTCAGATTCGCAATCAAGCGAGGCTCATTCAGCAACAGGGCGGCTATCGATCCATTCAAGCCCTTCGCACGCGTTGTGAGCATGTGTTCGCCGAAGGGAAGGAATGTCACGGGCTGGACCGGGCCCGAAGCCGGGGCCTTTACGCCATGGAAGAACAGGCGCTGTTGACCGCCGTCGTGCAAAATCTGAAGCGATTGTGCCGGTTTCGAAAAAAACGAGGGGGGACCGGCTCTTTGGCGTGCGCAAAACCGGAATTGGGAGCAGGAAGTCCTGCTCGTCTTCCCATCCTTTGGCGCCAAACGGCGGGGAGAATGGCCTCCAAAATTCGACATGTGGGAAGTCTATGCCCCATTAATTCACCGGCCTTCTAG
- a CDS encoding DUF3006 domain-containing protein yields the protein MKYIIDRFEGKWAVCEAEDGKMIDIEKSKLPKNARAGDVIVQENGKFRVDKKETEKRWKEIEELMNDVFEE from the coding sequence ATGAAATATATCATTGATCGCTTCGAGGGTAAATGGGCGGTTTGTGAGGCTGAGGATGGCAAAATGATCGATATTGAGAAAAGCAAGCTACCCAAAAACGCCCGCGCCGGCGATGTGATTGTACAAGAGAACGGAAAGTTCCGGGTGGATAAAAAAGAAACAGAGAAGCGGTGGAAAGAGATTGAAGAGTTGATGAATGATGTGTTTGAGGAATAG
- a CDS encoding ComEC/Rec2 family competence protein: MRKIKMLMVAVIVFMIAILPGIVTDAAPKNMYVHFINVGQGDSIYIKAPNGEDILIDGGNKDGSDVVAYLKKQKVKDIEIMIATHPDADHIGGLDEVLKAFPVKSVYAPKVGSTTQAYKDFLTAVKNEKLTIKVAKADVVLPIKGVTAKFVGPVKSYSTSDTNDWSAVLKVTYGKKSFLFTGDAETRAEADMVKAKKDLRADVLKVGHHGAKTSTSATLLKAAKPTYAVISVGKNAYGHPTSEVLNRLKSYKVKVFRTDKQGTIIATTNGTTLTFNVKPIY; this comes from the coding sequence ATGAGGAAAATCAAGATGCTGATGGTAGCTGTAATTGTATTTATGATAGCAATACTACCGGGAATTGTAACAGACGCAGCCCCAAAAAACATGTATGTACACTTCATCAATGTTGGGCAAGGTGACAGTATTTACATTAAAGCGCCAAATGGAGAGGACATTCTCATTGATGGAGGAAATAAAGATGGCAGTGATGTCGTCGCCTATCTTAAAAAGCAGAAGGTAAAGGACATCGAAATCATGATCGCGACTCATCCAGACGCCGACCATATTGGCGGTCTTGATGAGGTTCTCAAGGCTTTCCCTGTGAAAAGTGTGTATGCTCCAAAAGTCGGTAGTACAACGCAAGCATACAAGGATTTTTTGACTGCTGTTAAAAATGAAAAGCTTACTATAAAGGTTGCTAAAGCTGACGTTGTCTTGCCAATCAAAGGTGTGACTGCTAAGTTTGTTGGCCCTGTAAAATCGTACAGCACTAGCGATACAAATGACTGGAGCGCTGTCCTAAAAGTGACCTATGGCAAAAAGTCATTCCTGTTTACAGGCGACGCCGAGACTCGAGCAGAAGCGGATATGGTTAAAGCGAAAAAGGATTTGCGCGCTGATGTGTTGAAAGTAGGTCATCACGGTGCGAAAACTTCGACCAGCGCAACGCTTTTAAAAGCTGCAAAACCAACATATGCGGTAATTTCGGTTGGCAAGAACGCTTATGGTCACCCGACATCGGAAGTTTTAAATCGGTTGAAGTCTTATAAAGTCAAGGTATTCCGTACAGACAAGCAAGGAACGATTATCGCAACAACCAACGGGACAACACTTACCTTCAACGTAAAACCAATTTATTAA
- a CDS encoding site-specific integrase codes for MHTVQPIKDREKIEAMKKILRASSLRDELLFTIGINTGLRISDILALRVGDVKNQKGVVERIEIVEKKTKKTRVVALNRKTRRLIELYLAQERPHARGDEPLFRSQKGGRAISRQHAHYILNRAAKAVGIVDRIGTHSLRKTFGYFAYKQGTDLAMIQKILNHSSQAETLRYIGITQEQIDEVTAGLDL; via the coding sequence TTGCATACCGTCCAGCCAATCAAAGATAGGGAAAAAATCGAAGCGATGAAAAAGATTTTGCGTGCTTCGTCATTGAGAGACGAGCTCCTTTTTACGATCGGGATCAATACGGGTTTGCGGATCAGCGATATTTTGGCTCTGAGGGTTGGGGATGTGAAGAACCAAAAAGGCGTTGTCGAACGTATTGAGATCGTGGAAAAGAAGACAAAAAAGACTCGGGTTGTCGCACTGAACCGAAAAACTCGCCGCCTGATCGAGCTGTATTTAGCGCAGGAGCGGCCGCACGCCCGCGGCGACGAGCCGCTGTTTCGGAGCCAAAAAGGAGGCCGGGCGATCAGCCGCCAGCATGCCCACTACATCCTGAACCGGGCCGCCAAAGCAGTTGGGATTGTGGATCGCATCGGCACCCACTCCCTGCGCAAAACGTTCGGCTATTTCGCATACAAACAAGGAACGGACTTGGCCATGATCCAAAAAATCCTCAATCACTCCAGCCAGGCCGAAACGCTTCGCTACATCGGCATTACGCAGGAGCAAATCGATGAAGTCACTGCAGGGCTTGATCTGTGA
- a CDS encoding M15 family metallopeptidase, with the protein MELVELLFRAEKRLSGLHPLVADKARALIRKAYEEGIYIIITQGFRTIEEQNRLYALGRTKPGRIVTNARGGYSYHNFGLAFDVCVCNVFKGTLIPSWSLDRRWFRVGQIGKSLGLEWGGDWKSFKDYPHFQYTFGLSLAQLRAGKKPPSAVVAKK; encoded by the coding sequence GTGGAATTGGTGGAGCTGCTTTTCCGGGCGGAGAAAAGGCTGTCTGGGCTGCATCCGTTGGTGGCGGATAAAGCTAGAGCGTTGATCCGGAAGGCTTATGAGGAAGGGATTTATATCATCATTACGCAAGGGTTTCGAACCATCGAGGAACAGAACCGCCTGTATGCGCTGGGGCGGACGAAACCTGGGCGAATCGTTACGAACGCCCGTGGAGGATACAGTTATCATAATTTTGGATTGGCGTTTGACGTTTGTGTCTGCAATGTTTTCAAGGGGACGCTGATCCCCAGCTGGAGCCTCGACCGCCGGTGGTTTCGCGTCGGTCAGATCGGAAAGTCGCTTGGCCTTGAATGGGGCGGGGATTGGAAAAGCTTCAAAGATTACCCCCATTTTCAATATACATTTGGCCTTTCGCTTGCACAGCTGCGGGCGGGAAAAAAGCCGCCGTCCGCTGTCGTGGCTAAAAAATAG
- a CDS encoding YvrJ family protein produces MDLFSMISEVSFPILVSIYLLYRMETKLDQLTKSIQDLTIALSRGPQN; encoded by the coding sequence ATGGATTTGTTTTCGATGATCAGTGAAGTTTCCTTCCCGATCCTTGTTTCTATCTATCTTCTGTATCGGATGGAGACGAAGCTGGATCAGTTGACCAAATCCATTCAAGATCTAACTATCGCATTAAGCCGAGGTCCGCAGAATTGA
- a CDS encoding DUF2922 domain-containing protein: MKTLELTFNAQAGPARILIRYPKEPVDPVQVKTVMNQLVAANVFMTGNGELVSPKSARIIDRETQDIQLP, translated from the coding sequence ATGAAGACGTTGGAACTGACGTTTAACGCTCAAGCGGGGCCGGCGCGGATTTTGATCCGCTATCCCAAGGAGCCGGTTGATCCGGTGCAAGTGAAAACGGTGATGAACCAGCTCGTAGCGGCAAATGTTTTTATGACCGGCAACGGGGAGCTGGTGAGCCCGAAGAGCGCACGCATCATTGACCGCGAAACGCAAGACATCCAGTTGCCATAG